The following is a genomic window from Miltoncostaea oceani.
GACGTTGATGCCGGCGGCGTTGAGGCTGACGGCCTGGGAGAGCTTCGGCGGCGGGACGAGGGCGGGGATCAGGGCGAGCATCGCGGGGAGGCCGAGCGCGAAGCCGAGGCCGACGACGAAGGTGAGGACGTAGATCGCGGCGACGTGGGTGCCGTCGGTGAGCGTGATCACGGCGAGCACCCCCGCCGCGACGGCCTGCATCCCGAACGTCCAGGCGCCGACGATGCGGCGGTCGAAGCGGTCGGCGAGGCCTCCGGCGTAGGCGGAGAAGGCGATGGCGGGGGCGCGGGTGACGAGGGCCAGCGCGCCGACGGCGGCGGGGCTGTCGGTGGCCTGCAGGATGAGCCAGCCGCTCGCGACGATCTGGAGCCACGACCCCGCGTTGGAGGCGAGGCTGGCGAGCCACACGGCCCGGAAGTCGCGGATGCGGAGGATCTCCGGGACGGCGCTCATCGGCTCCAGTATCACCGCGCCGGGGGCGACCGGCCCGGGCGCCGTGGGAGGATGCGCTCGCCGTGCGCGCCCCGATCCCGACGAGCGTCCCGACCCCCGAGGTGCGGCCCGCGGAGCCGGGGGACGCCGCCGCGATCGCCGCGGTGCACCTGGCGGCGTGGCGGGCGGCGTACGGCCACGTCTTCCCCGGCGACGCCCTGCGGGACGTGTCCGCCGCCGAGCGCGAGGGCGCGTGGCGGCGCACCATCGGGGGCGCGGCGCCCCGGCGGCGGGTGCTGGTCGCGGGCCCGCCCGGCGGTGCCCCCCGTGGGTTCGCGGTGTGGGGTCCGACGCGCGACGCCGACGGCGACCCCGCGACGACGGCGGAGCTGTACTCCCTCTACGTGCACCCCGGCGCGTGGGGTTCCGGCCTCGGGCGGGTGCTGCTCGCCCGCGGGACGGCCCTCGCACGCGCCGACGGGTTCACACGCGCGACGCTGTGGGTCGTCGCCGACAACGCCCGCGCACGGCGGGTGTACGCCGCGGCCGGCTGGACGGCGGACGGGGCGGGGCGCTCGGAGGAGGTCCTCGGCGCCCGGGTCCCGGAGGTCCGCTACGCCCGCCCCCTCGACGGCGGGGGGCGGGACGCGACGGAGGAGGACGGGGCCGCGGCCGGTTAGGCGGGGGCGGGCGCCTCGGCGTACTCGGCGTCGGTGACGTGGGCGCCCCACGTGACGTGCGACCCGCCGGCGTCGGCCTCGTGCACGGCGAGGTGGGTCATGAACGACGACGGACCCGCGCCGTGCCAGTGGTCCTCACCCGGCGCGAACTCGACGGTGTCGCCGGCGCGGACGACCTCCGGCGGGGCGCCGCGTCGCTGCACGAGGCCCTGCCCCTCCGTGACGTGGAGGACCTGGCCGAGGGGGTGGGTGTGCCACGCCGTCCGGGCGCCCGGCGCGAAGTGGACGCTGACGACCCGCACCGCCGCCGGAGGGGGCGGGGTCGCGATGTCGTCGACCCAGACGTCGCCGGTGAACCAGTCGGCGGACGGGGTCTTCGTGTCGGGGCGGACGCGGGTGATCCTCATCGCCGGGTCAGCTCACGGCGAGGAGGTCGACGACGAAGATCAGGGTCTCGCCGGGGGCGATGACGCCACCCGCCCCGCGGTCGCCGTAGGCGAGGTGCGGCGGGATGACCAGCCGGCGGCGGCCGCCGACCCTCATCCCGGTGACGCCCTGGTCCCAGCCGGAGATCACCTGGCCCTGACCGAGGCCGAACCGGAACTCCTGGCTGCGGTTCCACGAGGCGTCGAACTCCTCGCCGGTGGAGAACGCGACGCCGGCGTAGTGCACCGAGACGTTGCGTCCCGGCGTCGCCTCGTCCCCCTCGCCGACGACGAGGTCGGTGACCTCGAGCTCGGCGGGCGGGTCCCCCTCGGGGGGGTCGATCTCGGGTCGTTCGAGGGCCATGGGACGCTCCGTCGGTCGGGAGGGGGACCCGCCCAGCCTAGCCCGTCACCCGAGGGCGTCGGCGATCATCCACACCACGGGGATGAGGACGGCGCAGGCGCCGAGCGCGACGCCGGCGGTGGCGATCGCGCGCTCGCGCCCCGACGTCCGGGCGCGGGCGTGCAGGCCCACGGCGATCGCGGCGATCGCGAGCGGCAGGCCGATGACGAAGCCGCCCCCCGCGAACCAGTCCCAGGTGAACCAGCTCCCGGGGAGGGACAGGATGCCGAGCAGCAGGGCGACGAGCGGTGCGCCGACGCGGGCGCGGGGGGCGACGTCGATGTGGGACGGGCGGGTGGACACGGGGGACTCCTCCGGTGCGTG
Proteins encoded in this region:
- a CDS encoding (R)-mandelonitrile lyase, which encodes MRITRVRPDTKTPSADWFTGDVWVDDIATPPPPAAVRVVSVHFAPGARTAWHTHPLGQVLHVTEGQGLVQRRGAPPEVVRAGDTVEFAPGEDHWHGAGPSSFMTHLAVHEADAGGSHVTWGAHVTDAEYAEAPAPA
- a CDS encoding GNAT family N-acetyltransferase; this translates as MRAPIPTSVPTPEVRPAEPGDAAAIAAVHLAAWRAAYGHVFPGDALRDVSAAEREGAWRRTIGGAAPRRRVLVAGPPGGAPRGFAVWGPTRDADGDPATTAELYSLYVHPGAWGSGLGRVLLARGTALARADGFTRATLWVVADNARARRVYAAAGWTADGAGRSEEVLGARVPEVRYARPLDGGGRDATEEDGAAAG
- a CDS encoding FKBP-type peptidyl-prolyl cis-trans isomerase; its protein translation is MALERPEIDPPEGDPPAELEVTDLVVGEGDEATPGRNVSVHYAGVAFSTGEEFDASWNRSQEFRFGLGQGQVISGWDQGVTGMRVGGRRRLVIPPHLAYGDRGAGGVIAPGETLIFVVDLLAVS